The following coding sequences lie in one Miscanthus floridulus cultivar M001 chromosome 9, ASM1932011v1, whole genome shotgun sequence genomic window:
- the LOC136483045 gene encoding protein ELF4-LIKE 3-like yields MEGDSFSGAMANGGGGGQVVDGKLIQTFHKGFVQVQSLLDQNRMLISEINQNHESRAPDNLTRNVGLIRELNNNIRRVVGLYADLSASFARTMDGSSEGDSSGTGIRSSAAAAGHKRIRPA; encoded by the coding sequence atGGAGGGCGACAGCTTCTCGGGCGCCATggcgaacggcggcggcggcgggcaggtGGTGGACGGGAAGCTGATCCAGACGTTCCACAAGGGCTTCGTGCAGGTGCAGAGCCTGCTGGACCAGAACCGGATGCTCATCAGCGAGATCAACCAGAACCACGAGTCCCGGGCGCCCGACAACCTCACCCGCAACGTCGGCCTCATCCGGGAGCTCAACAACAACATCCGCCGCGTCGTCGGCCTCTACGCTGACCTCTCCGCCTCCTTCGCCCGCACCATGGACGGCTCCTCCGAGGGCGACTCCTCCGGCACCGGCATccgctcctccgccgccgccgccggccacaaGCGCATTCGGCCCGCCTAG